The following nucleotide sequence is from Rhizobium sp. NZLR1.
TTAGCTGCAGCCAGCGGAGAAGACTTCCAGTTACGCTTAGGTTCGCCGATCTTGTCGGCGAAATTCTCGCGGCTGCTCCATTGGACGCTATGCCGCCGCCGTTGCCATTTAAAGCCTATGCATAGGAACGCGGTAAGTCCCCGTATTTCGCGACTGGAACGTTGTTAAAACCGCCGGTTCGCATAGCCCGGAGTACGGGGACGCATGGGGTCGTCGGGATGCTTTCTCCACACATTGAACGGCCGGGAGTTTGGTGCCTCGAAGATCGTTATACCGTTCGGCCCACGGACGTTGGGACGCACGATCTTGAGCTTCCACTCCTCTGTGACTTCCACGTAGGGATAGAGTCCTAGAAATTCGCGTTGTCGATAAGATTTCGTTTCCTTTCGAAGCACTGGCAGGATCGCAACGAGGCCTTTGGCGGCATCGAACCAGCCCAGTTCCCAGCACATCCAAAGGGATTGATCGGCATTTTGGGTGTCAAGAAAAAGCAGGGCGTCGCTGATGCGCATCGTGTCACGGATGAACTCTGCGTTCGCAGGGGTGACCTCGTCGCGCGAGGGGCTCGGTGCCTCCAGCCAATCGCAGAATACAGCATGCCCCATATTGGTCAGGACTGAGTAAACCCCAAGTACAATCTCTGCGTCTCTGATTGTTTGTGATAGAAAGATGTCGTAATGCTCGCGGCGAGAGCGCCCTAACTGTCTAAGCGCCTCATCAGGTGTTTTACCGAGACCTCGAGCAAATTCCTTGCCCACCTCCCGCATGTCATCCTGTTCCAGAAATGGCATTCTCAAGCGCTACCAGGGTTGGCGGGCCGTCCCCCCTTAGACCAGAAGCGCTTGTTGACATCCGCTGGCTGCTCTTGAGGGGTTCGAAATCGCTCCTCCCGTTCAGAAATGCCAAGGTGTCGGTGAAACAGCGCCACAAAATCGAGATTTGTCTTAAGGTCATCCGAAACGCCGCCCATCCTTTCGGCAACAAGTGACGCTGCACCGCCGGCTGACACGAGAGGGATGAGATTGATTTTAGGCTGCGCCTGCCGGAGCATCTCGAACTCGTCAAGGATGCCACCCATGCCTCCTATGAAGACGGCGTTGGTGAACTCATTTTCTGTGAACATTTTTCGGCGCATTTCTTGAAGGCTTTTCTTCAGATCCTTGTCCACATCATCTGTGTAGGTAACGTTTTGGAAATGCTTATTTTCTTCAGGAAACTCGTCTTGGAAATGTCTTGATTGGTACAGGCGGACCCAAGAGCCATAATCTATTTTCATGTCGGCGGCGATCGTCCAAATCATTGGTGTAATCGCTGGCTGCCCACCCCAGATAAGCTGACGCCGACCGAGGGTGACGTAGACCAAAGCGGAGACAGCGGATGCTATCGCAACCGTATCAGCGGTTTTCGCATACTCTGGCCCCCGTTTGGGATCGGGAACCCCTGCGGACAGAAAAACTGCACCATCCATCTCACATCTCCCAGGCAGCCAGATCCCAGCTGGCGTAGCCTACTCTCATCGCTCTTACAGAAGATATATTGTCATCAAGCCATTTCAAATGGGCCGCCCATGCCTCACCGATGCCGACTTGGTCATAGACGAGAACGGGCGTTCCTCGTTGTCGTGAGTTTCGAGCTCGCTCCGCAACATCATTCAAGGTAAGAGCGGTAGGCACACCCACGATAGGATAAGCCCAAACCCTCTCGCCGTCTTCGAGCTTAATCGCGACGGCTCGATGAGCGCCGACACCCTCAACGATTCCTTCAATCTTCAAAACCTCGGCGCGTAGCTTTCCGGTTATCGACATGTAGCGTGAGGCGATACTGCGGCTGCGTAGCCTTTCAATTGCAATAACGATGTCGTCTGCGGTTTTAGAAATTATTGGGCCATCTGGGCCTTCCAGCTCGTTGGGATCGAGATAAATTGTTTCAGCAAGGTCGGTGAACCTACTTGGACGGTGCTCCGGCCACACGACGCGAAGCACATGAATTTCCTTGGATCTGGCTCGCCCGATTTCTTGCTTGGTCCATTTGCTTTCGAAATAGGTCGGGGTGTCGAGCATCACCATGACGTCGGAATCACACAATCTGTGCCAGAGAACGTCTTGAAACGGCTCACCAGGCCGGATGTCGTGCGTGTCCAGGAACACGTCGTACCCGCGGGATGAAAGTAAGTCGTGAAGCTGAACCGCGGCAGATTTAGATTCAATCCGGCGGTAGCTTACAAACACCTGCCTCTGGCGTCGAAGTAACCCAAGGCACTCCAACACTGCGGCGGCTAGCTGCCGCATTTCTGGATCATCATCTGACCGTTGATGTCCATTGAAGACTTGGAGAAATTCAGGGATTACCCCCGAGAAATTCTCATCTCGTCCGAAACTTGGAATGATTGGGGCACTGTCCTGAACAACCCC
It contains:
- a CDS encoding toll/interleukin-1 receptor domain-containing protein yields the protein MSIYEIGFLGGALPEERARLRLTLSEMIAEYSLEIGTDVVIRTGGELEQRDRHAAFAAVYFGHPTTPDIEIAKGVVQDSAPIIPSFGRDENFSGVIPEFLQVFNGHQRSDDDPEMRQLAAAVLECLGLLRRQRQVFVSYRRIESKSAAVQLHDLLSSRGYDVFLDTHDIRPGEPFQDVLWHRLCDSDVMVMLDTPTYFESKWTKQEIGRARSKEIHVLRVVWPEHRPSRFTDLAETIYLDPNELEGPDGPIISKTADDIVIAIERLRSRSIASRYMSITGKLRAEVLKIEGIVEGVGAHRAVAIKLEDGERVWAYPIVGVPTALTLNDVAERARNSRQRGTPVLVYDQVGIGEAWAAHLKWLDDNISSVRAMRVGYASWDLAAWEM